In the Acidovorax sp. A79 genome, one interval contains:
- a CDS encoding DUF4148 domain-containing protein: MNKTARFLSIAAVAAFASFGAQADEADASQFATKFETNRTRAEVAAEAATVAQTRSIEPAGSRVVTYKSTADRAAVRAQAAEAVRTGQISAGEIGNAM; the protein is encoded by the coding sequence ATGAACAAGACCGCACGTTTCCTCTCCATCGCCGCCGTGGCCGCTTTCGCTTCTTTCGGTGCCCAGGCTGATGAAGCCGATGCCTCGCAGTTCGCCACGAAGTTCGAGACGAACCGCACGCGCGCCGAAGTGGCCGCCGAAGCCGCCACCGTGGCCCAGACCCGCTCCATCGAGCCCGCAGGTTCGCGCGTGGTGACCTACAAGTCCACGGCCGACCGTGCCGCCGTGCGTGCCCAGGCTGCTGAAGCCGTGCGCACCGGCCAGATCTCGGCGGGCGAAATCGGCAACGCCATGTAA
- a CDS encoding DUF4148 domain-containing protein — protein sequence MNKTARFLSIAAVAAFASFGAQADEADASQFATKFETNRTRAEVAAEAATVAQTRSIEPAGSRVVTYQSTADRAAVRAQAADAVRTGQIPSGERG from the coding sequence ATGAACAAGACCGCCCGCTTCCTCTCCATCGCCGCCGTGGCTGCTTTCGCTTCTTTCGGTGCCCAGGCCGACGAGGCCGATGCCTCGCAGTTCGCCACCAAGTTCGAGACGAACCGCACCCGCGCCGAAGTGGCCGCCGAAGCCGCCACCGTGGCCCAGACCCGCTCCATCGAACCCGCAGGTTCGCGTGTGGTGACCTACCAATCCACGGCCGACCGTGCCGCCGTGCGTGCCCAGGCCGCCGATGCCGTGCGCACCGGCCAGATCCCTTCGGGCGAGCGTGGTTGA
- a CDS encoding TPM domain-containing protein, protein MGPETAAPSTFPGLATALWRLARHRWGEPGARRALSSEALERLAARVAASERQHTGQIRIVAEASLPWSYLRRHASARERAIMLFSKYRVWDTEHNNGVLIYLLLPEHAIEIVADRGLARHVAGSEWRDVIAQMSTHFRQRHYEEGLAQAIEAVSSRLGRHFPRTSDTPGDNELPDAPVVR, encoded by the coding sequence ATGGGCCCTGAAACTGCAGCACCCTCGACCTTCCCGGGCCTGGCCACCGCCCTGTGGCGCCTTGCGCGGCATCGCTGGGGCGAACCCGGTGCGCGCCGTGCGCTCTCCAGCGAAGCCCTGGAGCGGCTGGCCGCGCGGGTTGCGGCCAGCGAGCGGCAGCACACGGGCCAGATCCGCATCGTCGCCGAAGCCAGCCTGCCCTGGAGCTACCTGCGCCGCCATGCCAGCGCGCGCGAACGCGCCATCATGCTGTTCAGCAAATACCGCGTGTGGGACACCGAGCACAACAACGGCGTGCTGATCTATCTGCTGCTGCCCGAGCATGCGATAGAGATCGTGGCCGACCGGGGCCTGGCCCGCCATGTGGCGGGCAGCGAATGGCGGGATGTGATCGCACAGATGTCCACCCACTTCCGCCAGCGGCACTACGAAGAAGGCCTCGCGCAAGCCATCGAGGCCGTGTCGTCCCGCCTGGGCAGGCACTTCCCGCGGACATCGGACACGCCCGGCGACAACGAATTGCCGGACGCCCCCGTGGTGCGCTAG
- a CDS encoding YgcG family protein has product MPLALIHKALIAIFFIAFALPWARADGGLLPVPALTGPVIDQTGTLDAADTAALEAQLRALEQARGAQIVVLMVPTTAPEDIASFANRVGNTWKIGRREVGDGVLVIVAKNDRKMRIEVAKALEGAIPDIAAARIIDGAMKPRFQQNDYAGGLRDAIAQLGARIAGEALPAPTDAGTGPSTPQDSGRGGFDWTDLAIFLFFGVMVAGPLARSIFGGRLGGLFMGGGVGFLAFVFTSSLLVAGGAGIIALLYTWLFSGVGGGARQGRNAGPIGGWGHGGGGGWGGGTSGGGGFSSGGGGDFGGGGASGDW; this is encoded by the coding sequence ATGCCCCTAGCGCTTATCCACAAAGCGCTGATAGCTATATTTTTTATAGCATTCGCCTTGCCCTGGGCCCGGGCCGACGGGGGCCTGCTACCCGTGCCTGCGCTCACCGGCCCAGTCATCGACCAGACCGGCACGCTGGACGCCGCCGACACGGCGGCGCTGGAAGCGCAGCTGCGCGCGCTGGAGCAGGCCCGGGGTGCCCAGATCGTGGTGCTCATGGTGCCCACCACCGCCCCCGAAGACATCGCGTCGTTCGCCAACCGCGTGGGCAACACGTGGAAGATCGGCCGCAGGGAGGTGGGCGATGGCGTTCTGGTGATCGTCGCCAAGAACGACCGCAAGATGCGCATCGAGGTCGCCAAGGCCCTGGAGGGCGCCATCCCCGACATCGCGGCGGCGCGCATCATCGACGGCGCCATGAAGCCCAGATTCCAGCAGAACGACTATGCGGGCGGCCTGCGCGACGCCATCGCCCAGCTTGGCGCGCGCATCGCCGGCGAGGCACTGCCCGCGCCCACGGATGCCGGCACAGGCCCATCGACGCCGCAGGACAGCGGCCGCGGAGGCTTCGACTGGACCGACCTGGCCATCTTCCTGTTCTTCGGCGTGATGGTGGCCGGTCCGCTGGCGCGCAGCATCTTCGGCGGCCGGCTGGGAGGCCTGTTCATGGGCGGGGGCGTGGGCTTTCTTGCCTTCGTGTTCACGTCCAGCCTGCTGGTGGCCGGCGGCGCGGGGATCATCGCACTGCTCTACACCTGGCTCTTCAGCGGCGTGGGCGGCGGCGCCCGGCAGGGCCGAAACGCCGGCCCGATCGGCGGCTGGGGCCATGGCGGCGGCGGGGGCTGGGGAGGCGGCACCAGCGGCGGCGGGGGCTTCAGCTCCGGAGGGGGTGGAGATTTTGGTGGCGGCGGCGCCTCGGGAGACTGGTGA
- a CDS encoding LemA family protein, with protein sequence MKRILALLAAVLALSGCGYNDFQRLDEQSKAAWSEVLNQYQRRADLVPNIVATVKGEANFEQETLTRVVEARAKATSIQVTPETLNNPEAFNKFQQAQGELSGALSRLMAVSERYPTLQANQGFRDLRVTLEGTENRITVARNRYIQTVQEYNVLARSFPTNLTAMAFSYQPKPSFTVANEAQISAPPTVDFSASKPKP encoded by the coding sequence ATGAAACGCATCCTTGCACTTCTGGCAGCCGTGCTGGCCCTGAGCGGCTGCGGCTACAACGACTTCCAGCGCCTGGACGAGCAGTCCAAGGCCGCATGGAGCGAGGTCCTCAACCAGTACCAGCGCCGTGCCGACCTGGTGCCCAACATCGTCGCCACCGTCAAGGGCGAGGCGAACTTCGAGCAGGAAACCCTGACCCGCGTGGTCGAGGCGCGCGCCAAGGCCACCTCGATCCAGGTCACGCCCGAAACCCTGAACAACCCCGAGGCATTCAACAAGTTCCAGCAGGCGCAGGGCGAATTGTCGGGTGCGCTGTCGCGGTTGATGGCGGTCTCCGAGCGGTATCCCACGCTGCAGGCCAACCAGGGCTTCAGGGACCTGCGCGTCACGCTGGAAGGCACCGAGAACCGCATCACCGTGGCACGCAACCGCTACATCCAGACCGTGCAGGAGTACAACGTGCTCGCGCGCAGCTTCCCCACCAACCTGACGGCCATGGCCTTCAGCTACCAGCCCAAGCCCAGCTTCACGGTGGCCAACGAGGCCCAGATCTCCGCGCCCCCCACCGTGGATTTCTCCGCCTCCAAACCCAAGCCCTGA
- a CDS encoding nuclear transport factor 2 family protein, with product MPRPRSSAATLGGSSDETEAAFYEALQRGDIELLMSCWADEDDIVCVHPGGPRLLGAGAIRAAFEAMFSHGTVRARPVQVHRVVALTSAVHSVAEHVEVMLPDGLHQAVVLATNVYHKTPEGWRMVAHHASPGAAPDVQTADAQRPVLH from the coding sequence ATGCCCCGTCCCCGCTCCAGCGCCGCCACCCTCGGAGGTTCCTCGGACGAAACCGAAGCCGCGTTCTACGAGGCCCTGCAGCGTGGCGACATCGAGCTGTTGATGTCCTGCTGGGCCGACGAGGACGACATCGTCTGCGTGCACCCCGGCGGGCCGAGGTTGCTGGGCGCGGGGGCGATCCGGGCGGCATTCGAGGCCATGTTTTCGCATGGCACGGTGCGGGCCCGGCCCGTGCAGGTACACCGGGTGGTGGCCCTCACCAGCGCCGTGCACAGCGTCGCCGAACACGTGGAGGTGATGCTGCCCGACGGCCTGCACCAGGCCGTGGTGCTGGCCACCAACGTCTACCACAAGACCCCCGAAGGCTGGCGCATGGTGGCGCACCACGCCAGCCCCGGGGCCGCGCCGGACGTGCAGACGGCGGACGCGCAGCGGCCCGTGCTCCATTGA